In Streptomyces sp. NBC_01426, one genomic interval encodes:
- a CDS encoding 3-hydroxyacyl-CoA dehydrogenase NAD-binding domain-containing protein, which translates to MSTTAELLKGAAELFPDEVVTSAHVRHLDLPFGAGRFALITLDNGFDHTKPTTFGPQSLANLNAAIDQVEQEALAGSIVGAGITGKPFIFAVGADLKGVELLKKHDEALAIGKGGHDVFKRLSALAVPSFAYYNGAAMGGGVEVGLHCTYRTVSKAIPAFSLPEVFLGLVPGWGGCALLPNLIGADRAVSVIIENSLNQNRQLKGKQVFELGIADALFEGADFLEQSLIWTANVLNGATEVVRADVDRAEGWDAAIARGRAIADSKVHGAAPAAYRALEIIEAAKDGDLQKGFDAEDAALADLIMGGELRSGIYAFNLVQKRAKRPAGAPDKSLARPVTKVGVVGAGLMASQLALLFLRRLEVPVVLTDIDQERVDKGVGYVHAEIQKLLGKGRINQDKANRLTALVSGVLDKAEGFADADFIIEAVFEEMSVKQKVFAEVEAVAPAHAILATNTSSLSVSEMASKLRHPERVVGFHFFNPVAILPLLEIVRGEQTDDASLATAFGVARKLKKTAVLTKDAPAFVVNRILTRFMGEIQNVIDEGTPVVTAEKAIEPLGLPMSPLVLLELVGPAIGLHVSETLNRAFPERFTVSPNLKRVVEAGKRGFYVYHAENGFKPELDPEVAALLVQGDSVLTEEQVRDRVLDAVAQEIGLMLEEGVVAEAQDIDLCLITGAGWPFHLGGVTPYLDREGVSERVNGKRFLAPGLASVPV; encoded by the coding sequence GTGAGCACCACCGCTGAGCTCCTGAAGGGTGCGGCCGAGCTGTTCCCGGACGAGGTCGTCACGTCCGCGCACGTCCGCCACCTGGACCTGCCGTTCGGCGCCGGGCGCTTCGCGCTCATCACGCTGGACAACGGCTTCGACCACACCAAGCCGACCACCTTCGGCCCCCAGTCCCTCGCCAACCTGAACGCGGCGATCGACCAGGTCGAGCAGGAGGCCCTCGCGGGCTCCATCGTCGGCGCGGGCATCACCGGCAAGCCGTTCATCTTCGCGGTCGGCGCCGACCTCAAGGGTGTCGAGCTGCTGAAGAAGCACGACGAGGCGCTCGCCATCGGCAAGGGCGGCCACGACGTGTTCAAGCGCCTGTCGGCGCTGGCCGTCCCGTCCTTCGCGTACTACAACGGCGCGGCCATGGGCGGCGGTGTCGAGGTCGGTCTGCACTGCACCTACCGCACCGTCTCCAAGGCCATCCCCGCCTTCTCGCTGCCCGAGGTCTTCCTCGGCCTGGTACCGGGCTGGGGCGGCTGCGCCCTGCTGCCGAACCTGATCGGCGCGGACCGCGCGGTCTCGGTGATCATCGAGAACTCGCTGAACCAGAACCGCCAGCTCAAGGGCAAGCAGGTCTTCGAACTGGGCATCGCCGACGCCCTGTTCGAGGGCGCCGACTTCCTGGAGCAGTCGCTGATCTGGACGGCCAACGTCCTGAACGGCGCCACCGAGGTCGTACGGGCCGACGTGGACCGCGCCGAGGGCTGGGACGCGGCGATCGCCCGCGGCCGTGCCATCGCGGACTCCAAGGTGCACGGCGCGGCCCCGGCCGCCTACCGCGCGCTGGAGATCATCGAGGCGGCCAAGGACGGCGACCTGCAGAAGGGCTTCGACGCCGAGGACGCGGCCCTGGCCGACCTCATCATGGGCGGCGAACTGCGCTCCGGCATCTACGCCTTCAACCTGGTCCAGAAGCGCGCCAAGCGCCCGGCCGGCGCCCCGGACAAGTCCCTGGCCCGTCCGGTCACCAAGGTCGGCGTCGTCGGCGCGGGCCTGATGGCCTCGCAGCTGGCGCTGCTCTTCCTGCGCCGCCTTGAGGTGCCGGTGGTTCTCACCGACATCGACCAGGAGCGCGTGGACAAGGGTGTGGGCTACGTCCACGCCGAGATCCAGAAGCTGCTCGGCAAGGGCCGCATCAACCAGGACAAGGCCAACCGCCTGACCGCCCTGGTGAGCGGTGTCCTGGACAAGGCCGAGGGCTTCGCGGACGCGGACTTCATCATCGAGGCCGTGTTCGAGGAGATGTCCGTCAAGCAGAAGGTGTTCGCGGAGGTCGAGGCGGTCGCCCCGGCGCACGCGATCCTCGCCACCAACACCTCCTCGCTGTCGGTCTCCGAGATGGCCTCGAAGCTCCGGCACCCGGAGCGCGTGGTCGGCTTCCACTTCTTCAACCCCGTCGCGATCCTGCCGCTGCTGGAGATCGTCCGCGGTGAGCAGACCGACGACGCCTCGCTGGCCACGGCCTTCGGTGTCGCGCGGAAGCTGAAGAAGACCGCGGTCCTCACCAAGGACGCCCCGGCGTTCGTGGTGAACCGCATCCTGACCCGCTTCATGGGCGAGATCCAGAACGTCATCGACGAGGGCACCCCGGTGGTCACCGCCGAGAAGGCGATCGAGCCGCTCGGCCTGCCGATGTCCCCGCTGGTGCTGCTGGAGCTCGTGGGTCCGGCCATCGGGCTGCACGTCTCCGAGACCCTGAACCGCGCCTTCCCGGAGCGCTTCACCGTCTCCCCCAACCTCAAGCGGGTCGTCGAGGCGGGCAAGCGCGGGTTCTACGTCTACCACGCGGAGAACGGCTTCAAGCCGGAGCTCGACCCCGAGGTCGCCGCGCTCCTGGTCCAGGGCGACAGCGTCCTGACCGAGGAGCAGGTCCGCGACCGCGTCCTGGACGCGGTGGCGCAGGAGATCGGCCTGATGCTGGAGGAGGGTGTCGTGGCCGAGGCCCAGGACATCGACCTCTGCCTCATCACCGGCGCCGGCTGGCCCTTCCACCTGGGCGGCGTGACGCCGTACCTGGACCGTGAGGGCGTCTCGGAGCGGGTGAACGGCAAGAGGTTCCTCGCCCCGGGCCTGGCGAGCGTCCCGGTCTGA
- a CDS encoding phage baseplate protein, translated as MADDTTLFSRRTLMFGGGAVAAGLAASGLTWALSSEPDEPAREEPDPQPTAGDFDMRTGAELLAPTPLFNTTGPQSFAFDDANGLVYTLQTIQSDIRLDDESEPLTSGDRKTAGDMCLTRMSSTGISLGHMYLRGFGHGISFGVEPVGKHTYIWVESRPDADSGYGTQVARVLFDDGGVVDGSDRRVPHYDPVPGAADVSPALDLAGGRVLVSHEIDGEHRLSVYRMADFLAGRFDPVHSVRAGVQVKEEEWFQGCALHGNFVYILTGRPYTAKDGNNPRKSGGNTHVSAIDIRTGRAQGRHKVTVAPDLPFREPEGMAIGSADSRPALCVGFSIKAEDRRELTVYRFTG; from the coding sequence ATGGCGGATGACACGACACTTTTCAGCCGCCGGACCCTGATGTTCGGCGGCGGCGCGGTCGCCGCCGGGTTGGCCGCGAGCGGCCTGACGTGGGCGCTCTCGTCGGAACCGGACGAGCCCGCCCGGGAGGAACCCGACCCTCAGCCGACGGCCGGTGACTTCGACATGCGGACGGGCGCCGAACTGCTGGCACCGACGCCGCTATTCAATACGACGGGTCCGCAGTCGTTCGCCTTCGACGATGCCAACGGTTTGGTCTACACCCTTCAGACCATTCAGAGCGACATACGCCTGGACGACGAGTCGGAGCCGTTGACTTCCGGCGACCGAAAGACCGCCGGCGATATGTGTCTGACCCGGATGAGCAGTACGGGGATATCCCTCGGGCACATGTATCTCCGCGGCTTCGGGCACGGAATTTCCTTCGGTGTCGAGCCCGTCGGGAAGCACACCTACATATGGGTGGAGAGCAGGCCGGACGCGGACAGCGGCTACGGGACCCAGGTCGCCCGCGTGCTGTTCGACGACGGTGGCGTGGTCGACGGGTCCGACCGGCGGGTGCCGCACTACGATCCGGTCCCGGGCGCGGCCGACGTCTCCCCCGCCCTCGACCTGGCCGGCGGTCGCGTGCTGGTGAGCCACGAGATCGACGGGGAACACCGGCTGTCCGTGTACCGGATGGCGGACTTCCTCGCCGGACGCTTCGACCCCGTGCACTCCGTGCGGGCCGGTGTCCAGGTGAAGGAAGAGGAGTGGTTCCAGGGCTGCGCCCTGCACGGTAACTTCGTCTACATCCTCACCGGCCGCCCGTACACGGCCAAGGACGGGAACAATCCGCGGAAGTCCGGCGGGAACACGCACGTCTCGGCGATCGACATCCGTACGGGACGGGCCCAGGGCCGGCACAAGGTGACCGTGGCGCCGGATCTTCCCTTCCGGGAACCGGAGGGAATGGCGATCGGCTCCGCGGATTCCCGTCCCGCATTGTGCGTGGGCTTTTCCATCAAGGCCGAGGACCGGCGCGAGCTGACGGTGTATCGCTTTACGGGGTGA